ACCAAAGAAACGATAGGGAACGCCCAGCTGATCCAGCGTGTCGCGGAAATAAGACATGCCTCGAATCAGGTTGGGTCCGCCGCGACCGACGACCACAAACAAGGGAATCGGACCGTGTTTCTGGAAATAATCACGCAATGCGTCCGCAATCGCGCGCAAGGTTTCGTAAATATCCGTGTTGTTCGCTTTACCGCCAATCACAAACAGGATGTTCGACTGCCCCAGCCAGTGATTGAAGGTAATGCGGGAAATTTCATTCATCTTTTCATAAGGTGGGTTGCCGCCGAAGTCGGAAGAAATCGTCGCGTCTTCACCCAGCAACTCGGTCACCATCGCATTCGCGCCGCCGCCAAAGGTGGGGGCGGTGATATTGCCCTTTTCGTTGATGACGAACACGTCGCTCTGACCCTGATAGGTTCGAAGCTGATTGATTTCCTGTTCGAACTCCGAATAGTCGGAAGCAAAAACATGCGCCGGCAGATGCAATCGTTTCCAGGCCGGATCATCAATGTCAAACGCGCATTTGAAATCGCAAGCGACAGGAGTCACGCGACCGCCGTTGCCCGGCATCATGCGAATCGGGTTCAACTCCAGCATGGTCATACCGTAGTTATTATACAAATCCCACAATTTAGGAAGGTTTTGCACCAAGGGGCTGATGATATGCGCAGGCGCGCCAAGTTCAGTCAACGCATTGGACACATGGAAGGCTTTCAGACCCGTTAGCGGATCAAACGGCACTTCCCTGATTTTTGACTTGTCCAGCTCTTCAATGTCCACGCCGCCATGATGCGTGATCGTCATTGTCGGCGCGCGAAACTCTGTGTTCTCGGCAATCGAGAAATACACTTCGACGTCCGCAGGAACGGCGCCTTCATAAGTTACGCCATCCGCTTTCGTCGAATAATTGTCAACCTTGTGCTCGGCGAAATACAGCCGTTCCTTTTCCTTCAGCGCGTCGGTGATATTGTCGACGCGACCCAGCAAGCCGGATTTTCCTTTTTTACCAACGCCGCCTTTAAAAACCGGTTTGATAAAAATTTGCCCGTGCCGCTTGAGCATGTCTTTTATTTCATCGTAGCTCAGCTCCGGCCCTCGAACCTCCGAGTGTGGAAATTCCACCAAGTCGAGCAGTTTTCTTCCCCAAAGCATTCCCGTAATTTGCATAGTCTCCTATTAACCTCCAGTACAGTCCAAGAATCGAAAAAGGCGTGAAATCTATAGTTTCAGTAATAAAAAAAAGAGTCAAAAATCCTAAACTAATTTATGAATTTTAAGACCCGAACACTCATCAGAATGGGTTGCAAAACAACGTATTTTAAAGAATTTGGCGGGATTGTCAATTATTTATAAAATATGATTCGACCTTTTTTCCAGCGGGACTTTTCAACAGAAAAACAGGCAAGTAGAATCGAATTATCGAATAATTTCTTTTAATTCAACCCCTGCAAATCAAAGCATGCCCGCCCGGGCAATACCCGAAAGACCTAAATTATGTTGTTTAGAATTGCTGAGAGCTTAAGGCAGGATTATTCAAAAAGCGCGAAGACCGCCTGAAATCAACTTGCAATAGCGGCTTTGGATTCTTGAGAGCGCGCCGGGCGTAAAAACATTTCAAGGACCCGCTCGTCAAAATCCGGTTTTTGATACAAATTGCGGTAAAAGGTGAGAATACGCTCTTTATCCAAATGCTTTTCCAAAACGCTATGGCTGTTTCGAATGCGTTCTTTGTTGTGGAAAATATTACGCATCCACTCCCAGCGAATATTTTGGATATCCTTGCCCGTCAAAGGCACCCTATCAGGTGGGAAAAAATCGCCGTAAAAAGATGGGTCGTCCATCAACTTGGTCAGCAAGGATTCGGAAGTCTGTTCCTCAATCAAACGCGCTTCTTCTGGCGTGGGATTGAGAGCGTCAAATAACGGCGTTTCCGGATAAACTCGGACGATGCTCAAACCCGGCTCAGCCACATAGGTCAACTGCTTCGCCAGGTTCACCGTTTCCCAGGCTTCCTCCAACGTTTCCGTCGGGAAACCAATCATGAAAAACGTTCGAACTATGAAGCGACGCGACGCCTTTTCAATCATTTCAATCGCTTTGGGAATCTCAAGATACTTCACGATCAGGCGTTGAAGTCGAGGCGTTGCCGTTTCTACCGCCAAGGACATCTGGCTAGTGCCCGCCTCTTCAAAGAGGTCTAGAATTTCATCATCCAACCGGTCTGCTCTAAGACCGTTTGGGAAATTGAGAGAAACTCCAGGCAAATTCTTGATGATGCCGCGTAATATTTCTTTGGCAATCTTCTTAGGAACATTAAAGATATCGTCCACAAATACAAAATTGCGGATCCCCCTGCGGTAATGATCCTCCATTTCTTCGAGAACAAGATGCCCGGATCGACGTCGAACGGTCTTGCTCACTGCCGCATGGCAGTAATAACATTTATAAGTACACCCGCGTGAGCTTTCCATGAAGACGCAGGTGGCGGTACTTTGATTGGCAAGATTATAAATGCCTTCATAATCGCTCAGTTGAATCAAATCGTATGCCGGAGCGGGAAGAATATCGATATTCTCAATATCACCTCTTGCTTCGTTAACCTTGATGCCTGTTTCTTCCGAATATGTAACGGTTCCCTTTAAATCCAGAGGAAGAGTTCCGTGCACATTCACCCACTCAATCAATTCATTGAACGTGGTTTCGCCTTCGCCGCGAACAACCAGATCGACGAAAGCCCCAACCACTTCACGATACGATGAAGACGAATACGGCCCGCCGCCAATCAAATAAGCGCTCGGCGTCGTTTTGCGAATTACGCTGGCCAAGTGTTTGTACTGGTTCTGGTACAAGGATAAACTACGCAGGCCGACCAAGTCAGGTTTGAATTCACTCAAATATTCAACAACCGCTTTTTCGGAATCATCAAAAGTCGCGGTATGGATGATCTTGACCTCAATCCCCGGAAATGCTTTGCGAACGCTGGAAGCCAGGTACATGAGTCCTAATGGGTGGTGCGTATTGCCTGAAGCCTGATATTCAAGACGCCCTGTGTTGGTTCGGCGATCCAACTCAATATCAATCAGCAATATTTTTTTAATCATCAAGATATCTCCCCGCTCACTCTGTATATGAGAACGTATTGAAGCTACGAAAGGTTCTAACTGCTATGTGGAATAATGACGATTGCTATGAAAGCCAATGATGAAAGATTATAT
This window of the Candidatus Nitrohelix vancouverensis genome carries:
- a CDS encoding B12-binding domain-containing radical SAM protein, whose protein sequence is MIKKILLIDIELDRRTNTGRLEYQASGNTHHPLGLMYLASSVRKAFPGIEVKIIHTATFDDSEKAVVEYLSEFKPDLVGLRSLSLYQNQYKHLASVIRKTTPSAYLIGGGPYSSSSYREVVGAFVDLVVRGEGETTFNELIEWVNVHGTLPLDLKGTVTYSEETGIKVNEARGDIENIDILPAPAYDLIQLSDYEGIYNLANQSTATCVFMESSRGCTYKCYYCHAAVSKTVRRRSGHLVLEEMEDHYRRGIRNFVFVDDIFNVPKKIAKEILRGIIKNLPGVSLNFPNGLRADRLDDEILDLFEEAGTSQMSLAVETATPRLQRLIVKYLEIPKAIEMIEKASRRFIVRTFFMIGFPTETLEEAWETVNLAKQLTYVAEPGLSIVRVYPETPLFDALNPTPEEARLIEEQTSESLLTKLMDDPSFYGDFFPPDRVPLTGKDIQNIRWEWMRNIFHNKERIRNSHSVLEKHLDKERILTFYRNLYQKPDFDERVLEMFLRPARSQESKAAIAS
- a CDS encoding carboxylate--amine ligase, encoding MQITGMLWGRKLLDLVEFPHSEVRGPELSYDEIKDMLKRHGQIFIKPVFKGGVGKKGKSGLLGRVDNITDALKEKERLYFAEHKVDNYSTKADGVTYEGAVPADVEVYFSIAENTEFRAPTMTITHHGGVDIEELDKSKIREVPFDPLTGLKAFHVSNALTELGAPAHIISPLVQNLPKLWDLYNNYGMTMLELNPIRMMPGNGGRVTPVACDFKCAFDIDDPAWKRLHLPAHVFASDYSEFEQEINQLRTYQGQSDVFVINEKGNITAPTFGGGANAMVTELLGEDATISSDFGGNPPYEKMNEISRITFNHWLGQSNILFVIGGKANNTDIYETLRAIADALRDYFQKHGPIPLFVVVGRGGPNLIRGMSYFRDTLDQLGVPYRFFGHDSAMSEVINYTLKVNKWLKNGGKEEIKAAMNIK